Within the Flavobacterium sp. 9R genome, the region ACGATACACACAAAGGCATTGTTGGCAATGTCAAAACTCGTAAAATTTCGTCCCGCACTAAAATCCAATCCCGAATTCACCGCATACATTTCGTCTACGCCTACAATTTTGTTTTCTGGGTCTGTTTTGGTGTTGAGGTATTTCACTTCGGCGGCCGAGCTTGCGGTAAACGAAATCGAAGTCTCGGTAAAAGGATATTTGTATTTGTTTCTAAACGCCACGGCATCTGGGTAAGAGATAATCGGGTTGATGATTTCTCGTTCGCCGCCGCCACGGTTTCGCGTCGTATTTTCGTATTGATTGATGTTGAAGGTATTGGCACCCATCGAGGCAAAATCCGACGAAATTTGATTTTCTAAGGCCGCCACCACGGTCAAAATTCCCACCAAAGCCGTGATTCCAATAGCAATAATCAGTACCGTAAGAATGGTACGCAGCAATTGCGTTTTGATTGAACCCAACGCAATTTTAATATTTTCTTTGAATAATTTTAGCATCATATAAGTTTGTCACGAAAATACAATTTTTGTTACAAGTTTGGTTTTCAAAAAACACTAAATTTCAAATCCACAAGCCTTCTATTTTTTTTAAAAACCATATAAGGCATATAAGAGCATTTAAGTTTTTCTTTCCGAACTTGGCTGACATCTTTGTTTCTTTTCCAGTTAAATTTCACAGCTTCAATAAAAACTTCTACGATTATATGTTTGATAGCTTTGCGAACTTTGCGTAAAACTTTGCGAACCTTGCGGTTAAATTTTACAGCTTTTAAATAAAACTTATATGCCTTTAAATGCCCTTATATGGTTCACAATAAAGTTTCAAAAAAACTCCAATGACTTATATGTTTTATGCTTTGCGAACCTTGCGTAAAACTTTGCGTTCCTTGCGGTTAAATTTCACAGTTTTAAAATAAAACTTATATGCCCTTAAATTCCTTATATGGTTCACAATAAAGCTTCAGAAAAAAATCCAATGACTTATATGTTTATTTTTAGGAGCTATTCCCGCTTTTCATTACAAGTCCTCGCACCATAAGCCATTTTTCTACGCCCCAAAAGGAGCTTCCGTTGGTCGCTCTTTTAGGTCAAGAAAAATTGGCTTTTGGCGCTCCGGGCTTTCCATTACAATCGGGGCTAGGGCAGTAGGAACACCAAAACGTTTGGTTGGAATTATATCCCTAAAAGGAATCATTTTTATCAATTTTTGTAAGGGATTAGTGTTATATTTGGATTCTTACTACGAAACCAACTTTTGTTGATTGTGATGATTTGGGAGTGTTATAGGAAGATGGATTTTGTCTAAGAAAGAGTTGTATGAAAAAAAAATTAAAACTATGTCGTGTAAAAGAGGAAAGGCATCTCCAAGTCCATATGTAAAACTTCAACTTTTTGCTGATTCTGGCGGATATTGCCAAAACCCAGAATGTAATCTTCCCTTGTTTCACAATTTAGGAGAAAGTAATTTTCATATTGCAGAAATGGCTCATATAATTGGTGCAAGTAATGATGGACCACGAAATTCAATAACTTTGACAAAATCTGAAAAAGGGAAATTTGAAAATTTAATTCTTCTATGTCCAAATTGTCACACTAAAATTGATAAAGTAGAAAGTGAATTTTCGGATAGCCTTTTAAAAAAATGGAAATCGAATCATTCAAGAAGAATAAAGGATCTTTTTGGAATTAAAAAGTTTGAAGAGAGAGAGTCAATAAGAAAAGTTTTAAGAAAAATTATGTTGGAGAATAAAGTTATATTTGATACAGTAGGTCCGTTAACTGATGAAAGGTTTAATCCAGAAAGTGAGAATCCAAAAAAATGGAAAGAAGGAATACTTTCGACAATTCTTCCAAATAATAGAAAGATTTTGGGAATAGTTGAAGCTAATTATGATTTATTAAATCCAGATGAAGAAATTGTATTTGCAAACTTTAAACAACACGTTCGAGACTTTGAAGATAAGCATATAAACGATAATGAATTGAGTGGTGCAACATTCCCATTAAAAATGAATAATATATTTGAATAATATGATTGAACCTAGCTTGTCAAAATGGGCATTAGAAAAAATTAAAATTCATGATGAAGTATCTTCAGTTGATATAAATGAAGACGAAGTAATAATTATAAAGAGGATAAATGGCAGTTTCATAAGGGTAGGTTCTTTTTCTTTTGCTGAATTGAATTTGGAAAATATAAATAAAATCGTTGAAAAATATAGATTGGATTTTATATTAAATATTAAATCGGGGGCTATCTATAAAGGAGAAATTTATAGCTTTCTAGATGATTGTAAAATAAGTTTTGGAAGCTTAAGTGACTTGTATAGAGTTATCTCTCAAAGTGAAAACTGGCCATATCTTCATAGGGATGTAAAATTCATTCTTCGAGGTCTTGAACAGCACTCTAAAGTTGTAAAAGTTGTAAGACTAGATAACAAAAGACTGAAAATTTTTAAAAGAGATTTACAATTTATAGTTATTGTTGCGACAAACGATTATGAGGTTAATGCAGAATCGATTCGTAAATTACAAGACGATTTTAATAGTTTTGATGCAATCTTAGCTTCAAATCCAAGTGGTCGGATTACCTCTCAAGCATACACTGTAGCAAGTATGCTAAATGTTCCACTTTATAATTGGTCAGAATTATATGTTGAATTGAATAAATCATGAAAACATATGTAAATTCAGAGATAAGAAAAATTTCGAAACAATATTCTAATTATGATTTTTACCTTTTTGGTTCTTTCATTGAGAATGATATCCGATATAGCGATATAGATGTTTTGATAATATACGATACTATGGAACAGATAAGTTCGGTACGATCTGATTTTAAAAAAATAGATACTTTTGAAATTTTTGATTTAATGTTTTTGAGTATTGACGAAGAGAAAGAAATTAAATTTGTCGAGAAAGTAAAAGCTGTTAGGATATAATTAGTTAAATATTATTTTTCTTTAAAAAAAAACAAAGACTAAAAAAAAATGTTTAGCGTTTTATTTTTTGATGTTATAGATTGACAAATGTCAACTAGATAAAAATCAAAATGTTTAATCAGCGACTTGTCCGATGACTAAACGCTTTAAGCCCGATAGCCCTTTTTAAAAATGACCTCAAAATTATCCCTTAGCGAGTTTCGTAACAGAATTAAAGAAAATTTGGATATCGGCTCTCTTAAACTAAAATTAAGTCCATTGTCTGTTTTTACAATGTTTGGGGAAACCTCCAAACCTTTTTATGGGAATTATGATGAGACTTCGTTTCGATTAACTGCGAACAGTACAATAACACCTACCTTTTATATCTTAAAAGGGAAGTATAAAAAAGTGAATGCTACCGTAACGGTAAACTATAACATCGTTTCGCCTTCTAAATTTCATAAGATTTGGATAAAATTTTTTCCGATTTTGGCTTGTATTGCGGTAAATTCGGTGTTTTTTTTTGATTCAACTAAAGCTCCAATTGAAGTATATGTGGTTTTTAATTCATTTTGGATTGTATCCTCGCTTTTTTCCGTATGGTACAATAAAAGAAAAAAGAGAAAGTTAGAAGAAAAGTTTTTAGAATTATTTGAAATAACTAAAGAGTATAGTGAATAGAATTAAAACCTAGATAGAATATGAAATGACGCTGACAATAATTCAAAATCGCGTTATAAAGTCCTCTAACTTTTTTCTATATTCGTCTCCCAATGAAAATTCGTGATGCTTCTCATATTTGGTTTCTTTAACTTTCGATGAGCGCATCAATTCACACCAAAAACTAAAATGACACCACCAACCCTCACAAAAATACAATTCGACAACTTTGTTTGGATAGACATTTGCCAACCCAACAAAGAAAATCTAGATAAAATCGCCCAAGAATACCAGTTGGATTATTTTCAAATTAAAGACAGTTTGGAGCGAGGCCACTTGCCCAAATTTGAAAAACAGCCCAATTATAATTTTTTAATTCTGAGGGCTTTTACGCCGAGAATGGCCAGTAAAGCGACAACCATCAATGAATTATCGCATAAAATTGCCTTTTTTTACAACGGACACAAAATCATCACGATTCATCGCAGTCCGTTTGCGTTTTTGGAAACGGTAAAAAAAGACCACAAAACACCCGAAGAGATTTTGATTTATCTCATCCACAAAATGGTAGAAACTTATCAAGTGCCTTTGAATGACTTAGACGAAAAAATCATTCAAATCGAAAAGACGATTTTCCTGCAAGATTATTCTAAAATCTCCTTAGAAGAACTGTATTTTTTGAAAGCGCAAACCCGTATCACCAAAAAACTATTGCAGATTTTTCAAAATGTCATTCACCAACTCGAAGTGAGCGAGTCTTCAAAAACCGCTTTGCAAGACATCAAAGACAAGCTGCTGAGTTTGCTGCTCAATTATGACGAAGTGCTTGAAAATGCGAACAATTTACTGAATACCTATCTTTCGGTCAACGCACAAAAAAGCAATGATGTAATGAAGTTATTGACCATCTTTTCGGCTTTCTTTTTACCCTTAACATTTATTGCAGGTATCTACGGAATGAACTTTGAAAATATGCCCGAACTTCAATGGCCTTTGGGTTATTTTATGACCTTGGGCGTGATGGTCGTTATTGCTTTGGTTATCTATTTTTGGTTCAAAAGAAAACGCATTCTTTGATTTAAGTTCTATTTTCAACTGTTTGGGTAATCACATTAAAAAGCAACTACATAGGAGCATCATAGATTACACTAACTAGGCAAAGAATGAATAGAAATAGGTCTATTTTGCACATAGTATCGCTATGTGAATAGTAAAACGTCTATCTTATTCTTTTAAAGACTATAAATTCTATGTTTCTCCTATGTGGTAAAAAATTATTTCTACATAATTAAAAACTTATATGACCTTAAATGCCTTAAATGGTTCAAAAACAAGATTGGTTTGTTGTATGATAATAAAACCCACTTTTTTTGGATAGGATTTCTTTTAAAAAGTAAGATATTTGCAAACCTAATTGAAAATTCATTTTACAATGGCTTCAAAACCCAGTATACCCAAAGGAACGCGCGATTTTTCGCCAGCCGAAGTGGCCAAAAGACAGTACATTATTCAAACGATAAAAAGCAACTTTGAAAAATTTGGCTTTCAACCTATAGAGACTCCATCCTTCGAGAATTCAGATACTTTGATGGGAAAATATGGTGAAGAAGGCGACCGCTTGATTTTTAAAATCTTGAATTCGGGAGATTATTTGTCAAAAGCCAATGCGACGCATTTAGAAAACAAAGACAGTTTAAAATTGACCGCGAGTATTTCTGAGAAAGCTTTGCGTTATGATTTGACTGTTCCTTTTGCACGTTACGTGGTACAACATCAAAGTGAAATTGAGTTTCCGTTCAAACGCTATCAAATTCAGCCCGTGTGGCGCGCTGATCGTCCGCAAAAAGGTCGCTTTAGAGAATTTTTTCAATGCGATGCTGATGTGGTTGGTTCCAAATCGTTGTGGCAAGAAGTGGAGTTGGTACAATTGTATGACACCGTTTTTACGGCTTTAGGATTAGAAGGTGTGACCATCAAAATCAATAATCGTAAAATTTTATCTGGAATTGCTGAGGTGATTGGCGCTTCGGATAAGCTGATTGATTTTACAGTTGCATTGGATAAACTGGATAAAATTGGCGAAGACGGTGTGAAGAAAGAAATGATTGAAAAAGGCATTTCTGAAGAAGCGATTGCTAAAGTGCAACCGTTGTTTAGTTTTACAGGAACGATTGCTGAGAAAATCAACCAACTATCACAATTGCTTTCTGTTTCAGTAGAAGGGATGAAAGGTGTTGAAGAATTGCAATTCATTTGCGAAAAAGTAACCCAACTCGGACTTGCAACTGCACAGTTAGATTTGGACGTGACTTTGGCAAGAGGATTGAATTATTATACAGGAGCTATTTTTGAAATTGCCCCACCTAAAACTGTTGCTATGGGCTCCATTGGCGGCGGAGGAAGATATGACGACTTAACTGGTATTTTTGGTTTAAAAAATATGAGTGGTGTGGGGATTTCTTTCGGCTTGGACCGTATTTATTTGGTAATCGAAGAATTGGGATTGTTCCCAGATACGGTTGCCGCTACTTCAAAAGCGTTGTTTGTGAACTACGGCGAAACAGAAGCTTTTGCTGCGATGCAAACCATTCAAAAACTTAGAGCAGAAGGCATTAAAGTAGAATTGTATCCTGATGCTGTCAAAATGGGCAAACAATTGCAATATGCTGACAAAAGAGGCATTCCGTTTGCAGTGATTATAGGGACACAAGAATTAGAATCGAGTACTTTTTCAGTTAAAAATTTAGTTTCTGGAGAACAAGTAGTTCTTGATTATGAGTCTCTTAAGTCCTATTTGTCATAAGGAATACTAACAAAAAAAGCTTCGTTTTGATAAACGAAGCTTTTTTTATTATAAACAATGCTGAATTAATAATTAACTAAAAACGGGAATAATTCTCTGTATATAAATTATTAGGTCGAAATAATAGATTGACAAATTTAGGTAAACTATTTCGTGATAGTCTTAAAATTATATTAAATTTTTAAGAAGTTCGTAAAATCGTTAGAAGTTGTATTTGTTTGATGCTAAAATCGTTTTGTTTTATATATGACAATTTGACATTTTATTAGTTTTGGCAACACTTTTGACAATAAATGAAAAGAATCAAAAATAATGTTTAAAAAATTTTTTAAAAATAAAAGCAATATGACTACTGAAAATACAGAGTTCGATCAAGAAATAGATGATGCAACGTTAGAGAATAATGCAAATGGAGAGCAACTAATCATTGAAGAATTAAGTGTTGAGGAACAATTAGCACAAGATTTAGCCAAAGAAAAAGATAAATTCTTGCGCTTATTCGCTGAATTTGAAAATTACAAAAGACGTACGACAAAAGAGCGTATTGAGTTATTCAAAACAGCGAGTCAAGAAGTTTTATTGGCTTTGTTACCTGTTTTGGACGATTTTGATCGTGCAATGGTTGAAATCAACAAATCTGAGGATGAATTATTAGCTAAAGGTGTGGAATTGATTCACGAAAAGCTAAAAGGAACTTTGGTAACCAAAGGATTAGAAGTAGTTGACGTAAAAGCTGGAGATGCATTTGATGCTGATTTTGCAGAAGCGATCACTCAAATTCCTGCGCCATCAGACGACTTGAAAGGTAAAATTGTAGACGTATTGGAGAAAGGATACAAATTAGGCGATAAAATTATTCGTTTCCCAAAAGTGGTAATTGGACAATAATCAGAATTCAAAGTAGCGCATTTGTAGCTAAATGTAATAGCACCATATAAAATGAAAAAAGATTTTTACGAAATATTAGGGATATCTAAGAGTGCTTCGGATGCTGAAATCAAAAAAGCGTACCGAAAAAAAGCATTAGAGTTCCATCCTGACAAAAACCCTGACAATCCTGCAGCCGAAGAGCAATTCAAATTGGCTGCCGAAGCCTATGAAGTGTTAAGCGATCCGCAAAAGAAAGCCAAGTATGATCAGTATGGTCATCAAGCTTTTGATGGAGCTGGCGGATTCGGTGGTGGTCACGGCGGTATGAATATGGATGATATTTTTAGTCAATTCGGAGATATTTTCGGAGGTGGCTTTGGTGGTTTCGGAGGCGGAGGCGGAGGTCCTCGTCGTGCCAAAGGAAGCAATATGCGAATTAAAGTCAAATTGACATTAGAAGAAATTGCCAATGGTGTTGAGAAAAAAGTAAAAGTTAAGCGTAAGGTGCAAGCACCTGGCGTTTCCTATAAAACCTGTTCTACTTGTAATGGTCAAGGTCAAGTGATGCGTGTGACCAATACTATTTTGGGACGTATGCAATCGGCGTCTACTTGTCCGTCTTGTGGAGGTTCAGGACAAATCTTGGATAAAAAACCAAACAATGCCGATGCGCAAGGAATGATTTTAGAAGACGAAACAGTTTCGATCAAAATTCCAGCAGGTGTAGTTGACGGTATGCAATTGAAAGTTTCTGGAAAAGGAAATGATGCTCCTGGGAATAGTATTCCTGGCGATTTGATTGTAGCGATTGAAGAGTTAGAGCACGAGTTCTTGAAACGTGAAGGAGAGAACTTACACTACGATTTGTACATCAGTTTTGCTGAAGCGGTTTTGGGTATTTCTAAAGATATTGAAGCGGTGAATGGAAAAGTGCGTATCAAATTAGAAGAAGGTATTCAATCTGGGAAAATATTGCGTTTGAAAGGAAAAGGAATTCCAAGTATCAATGGTTACGGAAGTGGCGATTTATTAGTTCACGTGAATGTTTGGACGCCAAAAACATTGAACAAAGAACAAAAACAATTCTTTGAAAATGCGTTGAACGACGATAATTTCACGCCGCATCCTGAAAAATCAGACAAATCATTCTTTGAGAAAGTTAAAGATATGTTTTCTTAATTTTTTTAATCTTATTTTATATTTATCCCTATGTTTTTGTAGCATAGGGATTTTTTTTGCTGTTTTGTTTTTGAAAATTGTAGTACCGCAAATTCGCAAATTTTAGAATATTGAGTAAGGCGAAAGACCTACAAGGTTTTGGAAACCTTGCAGGTTGGGAATTTCAAAAAAAAGAGTTTTGTTGCAGTCTTTCCTGCAAGGTCTTTTTTTGACCTTGTAGGTGTTCAAATTTTAAATGTATTTATGGTTGGGATAATTTGCGAATTTGCGGTTCAAATTTGGTTGGCATTAAAAAGGTAATTGAAATAGCAAAACGTACTTTTTAGCCCCGATTACTATGATATATACAAACTAAAAATTTATTTATTTTTTAGTTTAAAAAAAAGACATAACAAGCCTTCGAATAAGAATTACACGAAGGTTTGTTGTGCCTTTCATAAGTTATTTTTATTCGTAAACATCATAAATTTATCAAGATAGGTTTCTTTTCAAATAAACCTGTCTGCTCTTAGCCTAATCAAGGCAAAACTGTAAAAAATGAACNTTCAATAAAACTGACAAAGTCCTAATCGGGGCATAAGTAGCTAACTTTGATCGAAGAGAAGGTTCACTTTGTCAGTTTGGTTGTTGATTAAAAGTAATTTAAATTTATTTAGCAAATCTAAAGGATTATAGTGGAAATCCTTTGATGCCGGGGTTCGGCAGCAAAGATTGTAGCGGAAAGCGGGACGACTCGTGATTGAAATATCGATTCGTGCTGCTCCTGAAAAATAGGAAACGACATCAAGTTTAGGGTTGAAGTTCGTCTAGTTTTATTGCTGTAAAAAGCAGCATTTTCTGTAACAATTGGGCATTGTTGACTACTAATTACCTATTTTTGCAATTCTAAAAATCAAGCTATGAGTAGTATTCTCGAGGTAAAAAATGTAGTGAAGCAATATGGCGATTATGTTGCCCTTAATTCCGTTTCGCTTACGATACCCAAAGGCAGTATTTATGGTTTATTAGGACCTAATGGTGCCGGAAAAACCTCTTTAATTCGTATCATCAATCAGATTACGTTGCCCGATAGTGGCGAAGTGCTTTTGGATGGCGAAAAATTACAACCCCATCACATTCAGCAAATCGGCTATCTTCCCGAAGAAAGAGGCTTGTACAAATCGATGAAAGTAGGCGAGCAGTGTTTGTATTTGGCGCAATTGAAAGGTCTTTCTAAAAAAGAGGCTAAAATTCAGTTGGACTATTGGTTTGAGAAATTAGACATCAAAGGCTGGTGGAACAAGAAAATCGAGGAGTTGTCCAAAGGAATGGCGCAAAAGATTCAGTTTGTGGTGTGTGTGTTGCACCAACCCAAATTGTTGATTTTTGATGAGCCTTTTTCAGGTTTTGACCCTGTGAATGCGAATATTATCAAAGATGAGATTTTAGGATTAAAAGAAAAAGGTACGACCATCATTTTCTCTACCCATAGAATGGAAAGTGTAGAGGAATTGTGTGACCATATCGCTTTGATTCATAAATCGAATAAACTCATTGAGGGCAAATTGGAAGAAGTAAAGCGCCAATACCGCTCCAATAGTTTTGAAGTGGGGATTTTGACAGATAATGTAGAAGGCTTAATGTATGATTTGACGCAGAAGTTTACCGTAGGTCCAGCCAATTTCAAGTCATTGAATCAAGAATTGAAATTAGAAATTCAGCTAGGTACTGGGACACCCAACGAATTGTTGCAAGTCCTTACGCAACGTGGTCAAGTGACGCATTTTGTGGAAAAAATTCCAAGTGTGAACGATATCTTTATTAAAACTGTAACCGAGTAAATTCTATAAAAATAATGAGCAAATTATCCCTTATCATAAAAAGAGAATTTATAGCCAAGGTGCGCAACAAATCGTTTATCGTAATGACTTTTTTGAGTCCGTTATTGTTTGTTGGAATTGCTGTTTTTGTTAGCTATTTGGCGTCTATGAAAGCCGATACCAAGCAAATTGCGGTTCACGACGAAACGGGTTTGTTTGTTGCCGATTTTATGGCTAAAAATAAAAAAGATAGCGAATACCAGTATTTGGATTTGTCGGTTTTGGACGTTAAAGCCCTCAAAGATAGCATCACGCAAGAGCGTTTTGAAGGCGTGTTGCAAATTCCTAAAACGGCATCTATTGCCGATTTGGACAAGAAGATTCAATTCATATCCAATGATAGTCCAAGTATCACTTTTATTGAGGAAGTTCAGGACATTTTGGATAAAAAAATTACCCAACTTAATTTTCAATCCGCAAAATTGGATACGGTGGCGATACATAAAGCACAGTCCAATATCAACATCAGTTTGAGTAAAGCCTCGGGTGAGGAAAGTTTGAAAGGATTGAATGAAATTAAAATTGCCATTGGTGGTGCCTTTGGGTATTTGATTATGATGTTTATTGTGATTTATGGCAATATGGTGATGCGAAGCGTAATCGAAGAAAAAACTAATCGTATCATCGAAATCATTATTTCCTCGGTAAAACCTTTTCAGTTGATGATGGGTAAAATCAT harbors:
- a CDS encoding nucleotidyltransferase domain-containing protein, with the protein product MKTYVNSEIRKISKQYSNYDFYLFGSFIENDIRYSDIDVLIIYDTMEQISSVRSDFKKIDTFEIFDLMFLSIDEEKEIKFVEKVKAVRI
- a CDS encoding CorA family divalent cation transporter — encoded protein: MTPPTLTKIQFDNFVWIDICQPNKENLDKIAQEYQLDYFQIKDSLERGHLPKFEKQPNYNFLILRAFTPRMASKATTINELSHKIAFFYNGHKIITIHRSPFAFLETVKKDHKTPEEILIYLIHKMVETYQVPLNDLDEKIIQIEKTIFLQDYSKISLEELYFLKAQTRITKKLLQIFQNVIHQLEVSESSKTALQDIKDKLLSLLLNYDEVLENANNLLNTYLSVNAQKSNDVMKLLTIFSAFFLPLTFIAGIYGMNFENMPELQWPLGYFMTLGVMVVIALVIYFWFKRKRIL
- the hisS gene encoding histidine--tRNA ligase yields the protein MASKPSIPKGTRDFSPAEVAKRQYIIQTIKSNFEKFGFQPIETPSFENSDTLMGKYGEEGDRLIFKILNSGDYLSKANATHLENKDSLKLTASISEKALRYDLTVPFARYVVQHQSEIEFPFKRYQIQPVWRADRPQKGRFREFFQCDADVVGSKSLWQEVELVQLYDTVFTALGLEGVTIKINNRKILSGIAEVIGASDKLIDFTVALDKLDKIGEDGVKKEMIEKGISEEAIAKVQPLFSFTGTIAEKINQLSQLLSVSVEGMKGVEELQFICEKVTQLGLATAQLDLDVTLARGLNYYTGAIFEIAPPKTVAMGSIGGGGRYDDLTGIFGLKNMSGVGISFGLDRIYLVIEELGLFPDTVAATSKALFVNYGETEAFAAMQTIQKLRAEGIKVELYPDAVKMGKQLQYADKRGIPFAVIIGTQELESSTFSVKNLVSGEQVVLDYESLKSYLS
- a CDS encoding nucleotide exchange factor GrpE, giving the protein MFKKFFKNKSNMTTENTEFDQEIDDATLENNANGEQLIIEELSVEEQLAQDLAKEKDKFLRLFAEFENYKRRTTKERIELFKTASQEVLLALLPVLDDFDRAMVEINKSEDELLAKGVELIHEKLKGTLVTKGLEVVDVKAGDAFDADFAEAITQIPAPSDDLKGKIVDVLEKGYKLGDKIIRFPKVVIGQ
- the dnaJ gene encoding molecular chaperone DnaJ, whose product is MKKDFYEILGISKSASDAEIKKAYRKKALEFHPDKNPDNPAAEEQFKLAAEAYEVLSDPQKKAKYDQYGHQAFDGAGGFGGGHGGMNMDDIFSQFGDIFGGGFGGFGGGGGGPRRAKGSNMRIKVKLTLEEIANGVEKKVKVKRKVQAPGVSYKTCSTCNGQGQVMRVTNTILGRMQSASTCPSCGGSGQILDKKPNNADAQGMILEDETVSIKIPAGVVDGMQLKVSGKGNDAPGNSIPGDLIVAIEELEHEFLKREGENLHYDLYISFAEAVLGISKDIEAVNGKVRIKLEEGIQSGKILRLKGKGIPSINGYGSGDLLVHVNVWTPKTLNKEQKQFFENALNDDNFTPHPEKSDKSFFEKVKDMFS
- a CDS encoding ABC transporter ATP-binding protein encodes the protein MSSILEVKNVVKQYGDYVALNSVSLTIPKGSIYGLLGPNGAGKTSLIRIINQITLPDSGEVLLDGEKLQPHHIQQIGYLPEERGLYKSMKVGEQCLYLAQLKGLSKKEAKIQLDYWFEKLDIKGWWNKKIEELSKGMAQKIQFVVCVLHQPKLLIFDEPFSGFDPVNANIIKDEILGLKEKGTTIIFSTHRMESVEELCDHIALIHKSNKLIEGKLEEVKRQYRSNSFEVGILTDNVEGLMYDLTQKFTVGPANFKSLNQELKLEIQLGTGTPNELLQVLTQRGQVTHFVEKIPSVNDIFIKTVTE
- a CDS encoding ABC transporter permease: MSKLSLIIKREFIAKVRNKSFIVMTFLSPLLFVGIAVFVSYLASMKADTKQIAVHDETGLFVADFMAKNKKDSEYQYLDLSVLDVKALKDSITQERFEGVLQIPKTASIADLDKKIQFISNDSPSITFIEEVQDILDKKITQLNFQSAKLDTVAIHKAQSNINISLSKASGEESLKGLNEIKIAIGGAFGYLIMMFIVIYGNMVMRSVIEEKTNRIIEIIISSVKPFQLMMGKIIGTSLAGILQFLIWAIIGLGLFLGASLFFGVNLGPTSKVPPEVMQAAQHEIASTAQLYIAELWNLPIGTLLTCFVIYFIGGYFLYSSFYAAIGAAVDNETDSQQFLLPIIMPLILGVYIGFFTVINDPHGTVATIFSIVPLTSPIVMLMRIPFGVPLWQILLSMVLLFGTFLLVVWFASKIYRVGILMYGKKPSWKELYKWLKY